One genomic window of Pirellulales bacterium includes the following:
- a CDS encoding DUF1573 domain-containing protein produces MRPIVFIVSLVALGVLAGVGASYGDLRRLSYSDVRLLSPKLPAQLQDDPHYNPQLPHPRAIAAELVFDFGTMERGEKLSHTFKVENQGDTPLVLEKGSTSCKCTVSGLDKTQVAPGESAEVTMEWTAESELPEFRQTATIKTNDPGRSELKFEVKGRIVQAILVEPRELNFEKSAGVAKSYDVHLTSVNFDNLEIVGHSFEDPATASYFDVTARPLTADELKQMPFFAAEPKGGALVTVTVKPGLPLGPIRQKIRLATNIESRPEIELPVHGSIQGDISLVGRGWNQSELLLTLGLLRSGAGAERELKIHVRGPHAGQVKFQVQEVRPAQIKVSLGESSELNDGRVQQVPLSIEIPADLPPVSLLGKNHGGFGEVVLSTTHPDFPELRLQLKFAIERQ; encoded by the coding sequence ATGCGACCCATTGTCTTCATAGTCTCGCTGGTGGCGCTCGGCGTGCTGGCCGGCGTCGGCGCCTCGTATGGCGATCTGCGCCGCTTAAGCTACAGCGACGTGCGGCTCTTGTCGCCAAAACTGCCAGCGCAACTCCAGGACGACCCTCACTACAATCCGCAGTTGCCGCATCCGCGCGCGATTGCCGCAGAGTTGGTGTTCGACTTTGGCACCATGGAACGCGGAGAAAAACTATCGCATACCTTCAAAGTAGAGAATCAAGGCGATACCCCGCTGGTGCTGGAGAAGGGAAGCACCAGTTGCAAATGCACCGTGAGCGGACTCGACAAGACGCAAGTGGCGCCCGGCGAATCGGCCGAAGTGACCATGGAGTGGACCGCCGAAAGCGAACTGCCAGAGTTCCGCCAAACCGCCACCATCAAGACCAACGATCCTGGCCGCTCGGAACTGAAATTCGAGGTCAAAGGCCGCATCGTGCAGGCCATCCTGGTCGAGCCTCGCGAGCTGAACTTCGAAAAGAGCGCCGGCGTCGCCAAGTCGTACGACGTGCACCTGACGAGCGTTAACTTCGACAATCTGGAGATTGTAGGGCATTCGTTCGAAGACCCGGCCACCGCCTCCTATTTCGACGTGACTGCCCGTCCGCTCACGGCCGACGAACTCAAGCAAATGCCGTTCTTCGCCGCCGAACCCAAAGGCGGGGCATTAGTTACGGTGACGGTGAAACCCGGCTTGCCACTGGGGCCGATCCGGCAGAAAATCCGCCTCGCTACCAATATCGAGTCGCGTCCAGAAATCGAATTGCCGGTGCATGGCTCGATCCAAGGCGATATCTCGCTGGTCGGCCGCGGCTGGAACCAGAGCGAGTTGCTGCTGACGCTGGGATTGCTACGCTCCGGCGCTGGCGCAGAGCGCGAACTGAAAATTCACGTCCGCGGTCCACATGCCGGACAGGTCAAGTTCCAGGTGCAAGAGGTGCGACCCGCGCAAATCAAAGTCAGCTTAGGCGAGTCCAGCGAGCTTAACGATGGTCGTGTGCAGCAGGTGCCCCTCTCGATCGAGATTCCGGCCGACCTGCCCCCCGTTTCGCTGCTCGGAAAAAATCACGGAGGATTTGGCGAGGTGGTGTTGTCCACCACGCATCCAGACTTTCCAGAACTGCGGCTGCAACTGAAATTCGCCATCGAACGGCAGTAG